In the genome of Nitrospirota bacterium, the window CCAGCACTCGGACGAGCAGATCGCCCAGATCGCGGCCTCCATCGCCGAGTTCGGCTTCGTCAATCCCTGCCTGGTCGGCGCCGACGGTGTGCTGGTCGCGGGCCATGGGCGGCTCGCCGCCGCGCGCAAGCTGGGCCTGTCCACCGTGCCGGTGGTGGTGCTCGATCACCTGACGCCGACGCAGCGCCGGGCGCTGGTCCTCGCCGATAACCGGCTCGCGGAGCTCTCGACCTGGGACGATGTGCTACTGCGCATCGAACTTGAGGCACTGCAGGACGAAGGCTTCGACCTCGATTTGACCGGTTTCGATGCCGATGCGTTGGCCGAGCTACTGGCCGGTGAGGAGCCAGAGCACGAAGGCCAGACCGAGGACGACGCCGTCCCGGAGATTCCGGAAGAGCCGGTGTCCAAGCCGGGCGACGTCTGGAGGCTGGGGCCGCACCGTCTGGTCTGCGGCGATGCGACCGCGGCAGAGGCCTACGCGCAGCTGTTCCCGGACGGCGAGCGGGCGGACATGGTCTTCACCGATCCGCCGTACAACGTGAACTACGCCAACAGCGCCAAGGACAAGCTGCGGGGCAAGCACCGTCCCATTCTCAACGACGCGCTC includes:
- a CDS encoding site-specific DNA-methyltransferase, which translates into the protein QHSDEQIAQIAASIAEFGFVNPCLVGADGVLVAGHGRLAAARKLGLSTVPVVVLDHLTPTQRRALVLADNRLAELSTWDDVLLRIELEALQDEGFDLDLTGFDADALAELLAGEEPEHEGQTEDDAVPEIPEEPVSKPGDVWRLGPHRLVCGDATAAEAYAQLFPDGERADMVFTDPPYNVNYANSAKDKLRGKHRPILNDALGAGFHDFLYDALSLLVAHTRGAIYVAMSSSELDTLQAAFRSAGGHWSTFIIWAKNTFTLGRADYQRQYEPILYGWPEGAERHWCGDRDQGDVWQIKKPQKNDLHPTMKPVELVERAIRNSSRPGDVVLDPFGGSGTTLIAAEKSGRVARLIELDPKYADVIVRRWQDWTGKQTTRESDGLAFDQAATSSSTISQ